A DNA window from Gorilla gorilla gorilla isolate KB3781 chromosome 19, NHGRI_mGorGor1-v2.1_pri, whole genome shotgun sequence contains the following coding sequences:
- the CD180 gene encoding CD180 antigen isoform X1 — MAFDVSCFFWVVLFSAGCKVITSWDQMCTEKEANKTYNCENLGLSEIPDTLPNTTEFLEFSFNFLPTIHNRTFSRLMNLTFLDLTRCQINWIHEDTFQSHHQLSTLVLTGNPLIFMAETSLNGPKSLKHLFLIQTGISNLEFIPVHNLENLESLYLGSNHISSIKFPKDFPARNLKVLDFQNNAIHYISREDMRSLEQAINLNLNFNGNNVKGIELGAFDSTVFQSLNFGGTPNLSVIFNGLQNSTTQSLWLGTFEDIDDEDISSAMLKGLCEMSVESLNLQKHHFSDISSTTFQCFTQLQELDLTATHLKGLPSGIKGLNLLKKLVLSVNHFDQLCQISAANFPSLTHLYIRGNVKKLHLGVGCLEKLGNLQTLDLSHNDIEASDCCSLQLKNLSHLQTLNLSHNEPLGLQSQAFKECPQLELLDLAFTRLHINAPQSPFQNLHFLQVLNLTYCFLDTSNQHLLAGLPVLRHLNLKGNHFQDGTITKTNLLQTVGSLEVLILSSCGLLSIDQQAFHSLGKMSHVDLSHNSLTCDSIDSLSHLKGIYLNLAANSINIISPRLLPILSQQSTINLSHNPLDCTCSNIHFVTWYKENLHKLEGSEETTCANPPSLRGVKLSDVKLSCGITAIGIFFLIVFLLLLAILLFFAVKYFLRWKYQHI, encoded by the exons ATGGCGTTTGACGTCAGCTGCTTCTTTTGGGTGGTGCTGTTTTCTGCCGGCTGTAAAGTCATCACCTCCTGGGATCAGATGTGCACTGAG AAAGAAGCCAACAAAACATATAACTGTGAAAATTTAGGTCTCAGTGAAATCCCTGACACTCTACCAAACACAACAGAATTTTTGGAATTCAGCTTTAATTTTTTGCCTACAATTCACAATAGAACCTTCAGCAGACTCATGAATCTTACCTTTTTGGATTTAACTAG GTGCCAGATTAACTGGATACATGAAGACACTTTTCAAAGCCATCATCAATTAAGCACACTTGTGTTAACTGGAAATCCCCTGATATTCATGGCAGAAACATCGCTTAATGGGCCCAAGTCACTGAAGCATCTTTTCTTAATCCAAACGGGAATATCCAATCTCGAGTTTATTCCAGTGCACAATCTGGAAAACTTGGAAAGCTTGTATCTTGGAAGCAACCATATTTCCTCCATTAAGTTCCCCAAAGACTTCCCAGCACGGAATCTGAAAGTACTGGATTTTCAGAATAATGCTATACACTACATCTCTAGAGAAGACATGAGGTCTCTGGAGCAGGCCATCAACCTAAACCTGAACTTCAATGGCAATAACGTTAAAGGTATTGAGCTTGGGGCTTTTGATTCAACAGTCTTCCAAAGTTTGAACTTTGGAGGAACTCCAAATTTGTCTGTTATATTCAATGGTCTGCAGAACTCTACTACTCAGTCTCTCTGGCTGGGAACATTTGAGGACATTGATGACGAAGATATTAGTTCAGCCATGCTCAAGGGACTCTGTGAAATGTCTGTTGAGAGCCTCAACCTGCAGAAACACCACTTCTCTGACATCTCATCCACCACATTTCAGTGCTTCACCCAACTCCAAGAATTGGATCTGACAGCAACTCACTTGAAAGGGTTACCCTCTGGGATTAAGGGTCTGAACTTGCTCAAGAAATTAGTTCTCAGTGTAAATCATTTTGACCAATTGTGTCAAATCAGTGCTGCCAATTTCCCCTCCCTTACACACCTCTACATCAGAGGCAACGTGAAGAAACTTCACCTTGGTGTTGGCTGCTTGGAGAAACTAGGAAACCTTCAGACACTTGATTTAAGCCATAATGACATAGAGGCTTCTGACTGCTGCAGTCTGCAACTCAAAAACCTGTCCCACTTGCAAACCTTAAACCTGAGCCACAATGAGCCTCTTGGTCTCCAGAGTCAGGCATTCAAAGAATGTCCTCAGCTAGAACTCCTCGATTTGGCATTTACCCGCTTACACATTAATGCTCCACAGAGTCCCTTCCAAAACCTCCATTTCCTTCAGGTTCTGAATCTCACTTACTGCTTCCTTGATACCAGCAATCAGCATCTTCTAGCAGGCCTACCAGTTCTCCGGCATCTCAACTTAAAAGGGAATCACTTTCAAGATGGGACTATCACAAAGACCAACCTACTTCAGACCGTGGGCAGCTTGGAGGTTCTGATTTTATCCTCCTGTGGTCTCCTCTCTATAGACCAGCAAGCATTCCACAGCTTGGGAAAAATGAGCCATGTAGACTTAAGCCACAACAGCCTGACATGCGACAGCATTGATTCTCTTAGCCATCTTAAGGGAATCTACCTCAATCTGGCTGCCAACAGCATTAACATCATCTCACCCCGTCTCCTCCCTATCTTGTCCCAGCAGAGCACCATTAATTTAAGTCATAACCCCCTGGACTGCACTTGCTCGAATATTCATTTCGTAACATGGTACAAAGAAAACCTGCACAAACTTGAAGGCTCGGAGGAGACCACGTGTGCAAACCCGCCATCTCTAAGGGGAGTTAAGCTATCTGATGTCAAGCTTTCCTGTGGGATTACAGCCATAGGCATTTTCTTTCTCATAGTATTTCTATTATTGTTGGCTATTCTGCTATTTTTTGCAGTTAAATACTTTCTCAGGTGGAAATACCAACACATTTAG
- the CD180 gene encoding CD180 antigen isoform X2: MIVSVSSPSQKPSGCQHRASCRACRAKEANKTYNCENLGLSEIPDTLPNTTEFLEFSFNFLPTIHNRTFSRLMNLTFLDLTRCQINWIHEDTFQSHHQLSTLVLTGNPLIFMAETSLNGPKSLKHLFLIQTGISNLEFIPVHNLENLESLYLGSNHISSIKFPKDFPARNLKVLDFQNNAIHYISREDMRSLEQAINLNLNFNGNNVKGIELGAFDSTVFQSLNFGGTPNLSVIFNGLQNSTTQSLWLGTFEDIDDEDISSAMLKGLCEMSVESLNLQKHHFSDISSTTFQCFTQLQELDLTATHLKGLPSGIKGLNLLKKLVLSVNHFDQLCQISAANFPSLTHLYIRGNVKKLHLGVGCLEKLGNLQTLDLSHNDIEASDCCSLQLKNLSHLQTLNLSHNEPLGLQSQAFKECPQLELLDLAFTRLHINAPQSPFQNLHFLQVLNLTYCFLDTSNQHLLAGLPVLRHLNLKGNHFQDGTITKTNLLQTVGSLEVLILSSCGLLSIDQQAFHSLGKMSHVDLSHNSLTCDSIDSLSHLKGIYLNLAANSINIISPRLLPILSQQSTINLSHNPLDCTCSNIHFVTWYKENLHKLEGSEETTCANPPSLRGVKLSDVKLSCGITAIGIFFLIVFLLLLAILLFFAVKYFLRWKYQHI, from the exons atgattgtaagcgtCTCAAGTCCTTCCCAGAAGCCAAGCGGATGCCAGCACCGtgcttcctgtagagcctgcAGAGCA AAAGAAGCCAACAAAACATATAACTGTGAAAATTTAGGTCTCAGTGAAATCCCTGACACTCTACCAAACACAACAGAATTTTTGGAATTCAGCTTTAATTTTTTGCCTACAATTCACAATAGAACCTTCAGCAGACTCATGAATCTTACCTTTTTGGATTTAACTAG GTGCCAGATTAACTGGATACATGAAGACACTTTTCAAAGCCATCATCAATTAAGCACACTTGTGTTAACTGGAAATCCCCTGATATTCATGGCAGAAACATCGCTTAATGGGCCCAAGTCACTGAAGCATCTTTTCTTAATCCAAACGGGAATATCCAATCTCGAGTTTATTCCAGTGCACAATCTGGAAAACTTGGAAAGCTTGTATCTTGGAAGCAACCATATTTCCTCCATTAAGTTCCCCAAAGACTTCCCAGCACGGAATCTGAAAGTACTGGATTTTCAGAATAATGCTATACACTACATCTCTAGAGAAGACATGAGGTCTCTGGAGCAGGCCATCAACCTAAACCTGAACTTCAATGGCAATAACGTTAAAGGTATTGAGCTTGGGGCTTTTGATTCAACAGTCTTCCAAAGTTTGAACTTTGGAGGAACTCCAAATTTGTCTGTTATATTCAATGGTCTGCAGAACTCTACTACTCAGTCTCTCTGGCTGGGAACATTTGAGGACATTGATGACGAAGATATTAGTTCAGCCATGCTCAAGGGACTCTGTGAAATGTCTGTTGAGAGCCTCAACCTGCAGAAACACCACTTCTCTGACATCTCATCCACCACATTTCAGTGCTTCACCCAACTCCAAGAATTGGATCTGACAGCAACTCACTTGAAAGGGTTACCCTCTGGGATTAAGGGTCTGAACTTGCTCAAGAAATTAGTTCTCAGTGTAAATCATTTTGACCAATTGTGTCAAATCAGTGCTGCCAATTTCCCCTCCCTTACACACCTCTACATCAGAGGCAACGTGAAGAAACTTCACCTTGGTGTTGGCTGCTTGGAGAAACTAGGAAACCTTCAGACACTTGATTTAAGCCATAATGACATAGAGGCTTCTGACTGCTGCAGTCTGCAACTCAAAAACCTGTCCCACTTGCAAACCTTAAACCTGAGCCACAATGAGCCTCTTGGTCTCCAGAGTCAGGCATTCAAAGAATGTCCTCAGCTAGAACTCCTCGATTTGGCATTTACCCGCTTACACATTAATGCTCCACAGAGTCCCTTCCAAAACCTCCATTTCCTTCAGGTTCTGAATCTCACTTACTGCTTCCTTGATACCAGCAATCAGCATCTTCTAGCAGGCCTACCAGTTCTCCGGCATCTCAACTTAAAAGGGAATCACTTTCAAGATGGGACTATCACAAAGACCAACCTACTTCAGACCGTGGGCAGCTTGGAGGTTCTGATTTTATCCTCCTGTGGTCTCCTCTCTATAGACCAGCAAGCATTCCACAGCTTGGGAAAAATGAGCCATGTAGACTTAAGCCACAACAGCCTGACATGCGACAGCATTGATTCTCTTAGCCATCTTAAGGGAATCTACCTCAATCTGGCTGCCAACAGCATTAACATCATCTCACCCCGTCTCCTCCCTATCTTGTCCCAGCAGAGCACCATTAATTTAAGTCATAACCCCCTGGACTGCACTTGCTCGAATATTCATTTCGTAACATGGTACAAAGAAAACCTGCACAAACTTGAAGGCTCGGAGGAGACCACGTGTGCAAACCCGCCATCTCTAAGGGGAGTTAAGCTATCTGATGTCAAGCTTTCCTGTGGGATTACAGCCATAGGCATTTTCTTTCTCATAGTATTTCTATTATTGTTGGCTATTCTGCTATTTTTTGCAGTTAAATACTTTCTCAGGTGGAAATACCAACACATTTAG